aggtgacgtggttgccttatggtcctgtccccgGTGATGATcagcttcgagtgtcctacgccggaTGGATACAGTGTAGAGACATtctcgagccgtatatgccggATCGAGCGTTACgtcaggtcggatatactcagtctatcccagctgagcgtattagacctgataaagcagtacgaccatggaagtCTTTATCATACAGGCTCACACATTCCTTCctcacagttgaggatacctggcggagatttccatcggctcggggcattgatcggaggagatgtcggccagttggatacgatcccactgcctgtgatgCTGCTTACATGGACTGGTACAtgcgatattcgcatcctcatttccttcatgcaccacaggatGGACCGGTCCAGTATGCTCGCtccaacagcgaatttgtaagtttattattatttaatattagtttacatgtgtttattttttaatatttatttatttttattttttgcagtgggttaactggttgtggcgtgtcacccaacgaGCGGCTACCAACCGATCTGAAGAGGAGGCTCCACTCATtaggagggagatggatgagtttatggacgcGTGGCGTCGGACgaactaaattattttattagaaGTTATTACATTTTAATACTTTTGAGATTATATgtactcttttatgtttattaatttattttaatgtttatgttgttatattttatttattaaagggtaatccgagttaaaatgccgtaatttttatttctaaaggTTAATTCGAGTTAAATCAACACCTATTTTTTCGTGGAGGTAATCACGCgagcgtgaggtaatcacgccttaCCACAAgatgaggcgtgaggctatcacgttcACCATAGGagcggacgtgatagcctcacatctcaccttgtggtgaggcgtgattacctcacgcctcaccctgtggtgggcgtgattacctcacgcctcaccctgtGGTGGGACGTGATTACCttacgcccgcgtgtcgggagaggaAATTTTCACCCATTTCCCACCTCAAAGTCTtaaagggtattttcgtcctttcacgagactagaggtgggaaattgagactatgtttaacaacactttttttcttttatactaTGTGTAATATGCTAGAATagaagccatttaaactttgcccaaaatatcaataaaattaaaaaattaggtGCTAAaaaaatactgaattttaaagattaaatattataagtgcgaaaagtaataaaTGATGTAAgcattataaaaatattagttgataatatttaacttagaatgttaagttaaatattttgacttataaaaataaatgatttttaAAGTAATTGACTAACTTAACGGGACGTTTGATATTCTATGGGGATATGGATATGGATAGgcatgtttggttcagctgttagctaatagtatTGCGGTTGCTATTAGCTGTTTGTaattgcagtaagctgttagcagttattgttagttgtt
The sequence above is drawn from the Euphorbia lathyris chromosome 6, ddEupLath1.1, whole genome shotgun sequence genome and encodes:
- the LOC136233270 gene encoding uncharacterized protein isoform X1; the encoded protein is MTATEVTWLPYGPVPGDDQLRVSYAGWIQCRDILEPYMPDRALRQVGYTQSIPAERIRPDKAVRPWKSLSYRLTHSFLTVEDTWRRFPSARGIDRRRCRPVGYDPTACDAAYMDWYMRYSHPHFLHAPQDGPVQYARSNSEFWVNWLWRVTQRAATNRSEEEAPLIRREMDEFMDAWRRTN